AGAGAACATAAGGTCATTCATTGTTGATTCAAGGCATTTAGCAGTAGTGAAACTGATAATGTTCTAGAGCTAGGGAGAGGTGGGAGCTGGAGTTACCTCTTGAACTCTGCCAGTAGAGGTAGAGAGATCTTGGGAAACAGGGCCATAGGTCCCATTTGGGAATCCCCTATCATACCTTAATAGTTGCAGTGTAAGAGGTCACTGTTTGTTTGCTAGTATGTTATATATTAGCTAGTGCTAATATGAAGCCTTGATGCCCTTTGGCAGTTTGTGGACCCAAAATAGGAATGGGTCACAGAAAATAACCttatatagaaagaaaatttaagaactcATTAGACTATTTCTGTTCAAATTAACATTTGATAACTGTATAAAATGACTTAGAGATATAATTACCAAAACTAACttcaaaagtaataaaacatCTAAATAGACCAACTTCACAACATTAAATACAGATATTTGAAAGCATATTTCtcaccttttaaaatgaaacatatcCAGATATTTTCACAAGGGATATTAGGGATATTGCTCTAAACATTTATAGACCAGATATTTATAATAGTAACGAAAATTTTCTAGACCatggacaaagaagaaaattctccAAATTGTTTTTATGAAGAAGATATAATATGGACAATACATCTAAATGTTTCTCACTTATGAATATGTACACATTCTAAGTAAAACATTAGGAAACATAACCatgcagtatttttaaagataatatgtCAACATCTGGATTATTTCTATTGATTGTGTATCATTGACTCTACATGTGTCAGATAGTTTTGGATTGTATTCTGGACACTGTGCTGTCAATATTGTGAACTATGGATTTTGAGAATGGTAATAATTGTATTGAGTAGGAAATTAAGTTGGTAAGGTAAAAATAGCAAACTCTTGCTATTGAACTATGGATGGCATTTCAAATTTAGTTCAGTTCAGTTCTTTGAAGCTTAGTTTGGCATCACAAACACTAAAAATGTGAGATTCAGGGTTCAGCCTGGGAATTGGCCAAGTTCAGGGACTCCCATCTCCTATTTCTGCAGCAGTGGCCAGCTTTGGCTTTGTCATCTGTTGTCAGGTCAGAATGATGGTGGGGTCTTTACTGGTGGTTCAGCCACCAAGTACCACTATGCCTTGCACCTCTTGCTCAGACCAGTGCCCCCaatttaggaaattttctttgccttcttccaAGTTTCAACTCCTTTTAAGGTGCCCTGCCTTTGTacggttgttttttttttgttttgttttgttttcattgtgtgTTGTTTCTTATCAAGTATACGTAACTGTTCTTCCAAAGAGGGTTGTCCATTAGGACTTGCTTCATTATATTTAATGTGCCAACCTCTGCCAATgcaaaatttattaattcattttcttgatgattcatCGTTGTGTTTTTACCCTGAGTTATCTCACGTATACTCGTCATCGCACCTCAGCTGAAGGATGCAAAACCTTTTTACTGAAGACCTGTAATTTCaacattaaaattttccatatctGTTTGGAAAGAATTTCATAGTTAAATTCATTGCCTCTGTGTTTATTGATAAGCATTAGTTTCATTTGTTCACTGTTATCTTCACTGTCACTGTCACTTCACTGCCTTTTTCATCCAGGTCAAATTCTTATGcagtaataaaaaatcaatatgtgTATTTCTGCATTGTTGTGTGACAAGCAGCATGCAAACAAGCCAGTAAAGTGGTTATAATACAAAAGAGTTAATTAGCTTGGTGTCACCTAatcagaaggagggagaaataagTTTGCATCTGAAAAGAAGTGGCCTAAACTATTTCAATAAGAGCTATAGGAAATCTGTATTTATAGCctattaggaagaaaaaagttaGTCCTGTTCTAGAAGGAGTTATAAGAAATACCTTTtgcagtaacaaaaacaaaatggagaattaGAAGTTattcaatataaaattaaatttctttcaaattttgaattttgatcaaGCTGAGCTCTTTAACTGTACATActtaattttatgtgattttatgCTTAAATCTAACAATTTACAGAGAGCTACTCTTCTTTGCACCAAAATATcaggaatataaaaatttaaactgCTCATACTTTGACTACAAACAACATAAATTAGGTAAAAATCACAATTATTGACCATTTTATAACTGCTTGCACAGTAGTTATCTGCAGTGAGTCAGTGTCGTATCATGTAGGAGAGAATACTTATtgaaagttcatttttatataattagagAGGTGATTTGTTGGCTAATCAAGAGATTATCATTTAGCTAAATGACAATTTGTTAATGTAAATTTAATATTATGTTTATGAATGATAAATATTGAAGTCcccttctttcattttaattcatttttatagtgCAAAGATTCATATacaacttattaattttttctgactttaaaacaaataattattgtaaTCATGAGTGGAAACAAGTAAAGAATATTCTCATCAGTTGGGGATTCATATGCACCAGACAACTTTAATTCATATTCCAAAGCTATGCAAATAGCTAAAGCTGTTCAAGAATATACCAACAAATCCTTAAATTGGGTAATGCACCAAAAAAGGCATATTAGTCATGGCTGACAGTTTTGAAAGGGGAAGAGAACAGTTAAAACTTATTATTTCAGAAAGCAGTGCTGCTCTTTCTACTGAAACTGATAGTTTGTAAGTTACAGTTTGGTCATTCATCCATTGTTAGGTTCCACAACTCTTTAAGTTGGTAGTTGGAAACATGTTAACtctacaacaaaaacaaaaatacaacttcTCCTTTTTGATACAATAATTTAGTTATTGGAGAATGTGGTCTATATTTTATGGAAAGgttttaattctgaaaaaaatgtatatttttgaaagtttataacttttcggggcacctgggtggctcagtgggttaagcctctgccttccacagggagcctgcttccccctctcttcctgcctctctgtctacttgtgatctccctctctctctgtcaaataagttaataaactcttaaaaaaaagtttctaccTTTTCAAATTGACAATAGGATTACTCCTACATGGTTGGTTATAAAATACCACCAAACTGATCTTCATACTTCAGcttatatacttttatttcaaGATACTTGTATGATATTTTGAGACTTATGGATACATgaacaaatactgttttttttaaaaaatcccataaGGTAGTTaacacagattttctttttattttttttttattattattattttttttaatttttaatcctttctttacAGGTTACCTAGACCACTTTTGATTAAGAAAACTgtagaaagttttctttcttagaaagaaACTGCCACAAGCAAACGCCAGGCGGCGGCACGTGTCAATTTTCCACAGAGTCCTGCTTTGCGGGGTGTCTGAATGCGCTGTTCAGGGTCTCCGCTCACACTCGCTGGAATCGGTCGCGGCAGAGTTTAGTCCACAGGTCGCTTCTCCCCGTATTTCTTTGTAAACTCTTCAGCgttcttacagaattttttaCGGTCCTTAGAGTATTCTTCAGCTAGGTCAGCCCGAAGTGGGTGCTCGGGCTGGGGGTCGTTCACCAGTGCTATGAGGGACTGGATTACTTGGTCAGTTTTGGTTGCTGGCTTCCAGTTTTCAGCACTAATTACTGGCAGACAGACCTGCCCCTTTTCATCAATGTTCGGGTGATAgatctttgttttaaatgtgaTCTTCGGTGGTTTGAATGGGTACTCTGCTGGAAAGTTGATTTCGATTCTGAAGGCCCCCTTATCATATGGAGGGTTGTCAGGAACAATAAGCCCTTGCCAAGTCAATAAATTAGCTTCATCAACCTGGATGTTACGGAAGTTTTTCATTCCACATTTGCGGATTTCTTCAAGCTCCTTCATCCTGCTGGCCGCCATCTTGGATCTGGTGCtgctctctttttatttttttgaagtataattgacatacaatattgtatgagtttcaggtatacaagaAGATAGTG
Above is a genomic segment from Lutra lutra chromosome 3, mLutLut1.2, whole genome shotgun sequence containing:
- the LOC125095313 gene encoding ubiquitin-conjugating enzyme E2 L3-like; its protein translation is MAASRMKELEEIRKCGMKNFRNIQVDEANLLTWQGLIVPDNPPYDKGAFRIEINFPAEYPFKPPKITFKTKIYHPNIDEKGQVCLPVISAENWKPATKTDQVIQSLIALVNDPQPEHPLRADLAEEYSKDRKKFCKNAEEFTKKYGEKRPVD